The Deltaproteobacteria bacterium nucleotide sequence CGCGGAAATCCACGGCGATCAGCGAATTCGCTCCCGCGACCTTGTTGCGGAGCGCCTCGATCTGCTCGGTCTTCTGTTGTCGGGTGAGCATGGATTGCCTCCGCCTAGCTGGCGAGCTGCGCCTGCAGGTCCGCTGGATCGATTCGGATTCCCGGTCCCATCGTCGACGAGATCGAGACCTTCTTCATGTACACGCCCTTGGCCGACGCCGGCTTGGCCCGGACGATCGCCTCGGTGATGCTGAGCAGGTTTGCGCCGAGCTGCTCCGAGGTGAAGCTGAGCTTGCCGAACGGTGCGTGGACGATTCCGTTCTTGTCGACGCGGAACTCGATCTTCCCGGCCTTCTGCTCCGCGACGGCGCGACCGATGTCCTGCGTCACCGTGCCGACCTTCGGGTTGGGCATCAGGCCGCGCGGACCGAGAACGCGTCCGAGCTTTCCGACCACGCCCATCATGTCGGGCGTCGCGAGCACTCGATCGAAATCGAGCCAGCCCTCGTTGATCTTCGCGGCGAGATCGTCGCCGCCGACCGCGTCGGCCCCGGCCTCGCGGGCTTCGCGCTCCTTCTCGCCCTTCGCGAACACGATCACGCGCGCCGACTTGCCGGTGCCGTGCGGAAGCGAGACCGCGCCGCGCACGTT carries:
- a CDS encoding 50S ribosomal protein L1, which gives rise to MARGKSYRSIAERIERERSYTFREGLELLSASKRAKFDETAEVAFNLSVDPRHADQNVRGAVSLPHGTGKSARVIVFAKGEKEREAREAGADAVGGDDLAAKINEGWLDFDRVLATPDMMGVVGKLGRVLGPRGLMPNPKVGTVTQDIGRAVAEQKAGKIEFRVDKNGIVHAPFGKLSFTSEQLGANLLSITEAIVRAKPASAKGVYMKKVSISSTMGPGIRIDPADLQAQLAS